One Anabas testudineus chromosome 15, fAnaTes1.2, whole genome shotgun sequence genomic window carries:
- the cutc gene encoding copper homeostasis protein cutC homolog → MAEGFLMEVCVDSVESAINAERGGAGRLELCSSLLEGGLTPSLGLLQVVKQHVKIPVYVMIRPRGGDFLYSDQEVEVMRKDIELMKSHGADGLVLGALTEDGRVDTELCMELLAAARPLPVTFHRAFDVVHDPTIAVETLVSLGFQRVLTSGCDSSALEGLPVIKRIIDQAKGRIIVMPGGGITERNLQRILEGSAAQEFHCSARSNRESAMKFRNTCVTMGATFSAPEYGLKVADVSKVRTLNAIAKNTL, encoded by the exons ATGGCAGAAGGCTTTTTGATGGAAGTGTGTGTGGACTCCGTAGAGTCTGCTATCAATGCTGAACGAGGAG GTGCTGGTCGACTGGAGCTGTGTTCCAGTCTGCTGGAGGGGGGGCTCACTCCCAGTCTAG GTCTTCTACAGGTAGTCAAGCAGCATGTCAAGATTCCAGTCTATGTGATGATAAGGCCTCGCGGAGGGGACTTCCTCTATTCAGACCAGGAAGTGGAAGTAATGAGGAAGGACATAGAGCTGATGAAGAGTCACGGAGCTGATGGACTGGTGCTGGGAGCCCTGACAGAGGACGGACGGGTGGACACAGAGCTCTGCATGGAGTTACTGG CTGCTGCTCGTCCATTGCCAGTCACATTCCACAGAG CCTTTGACGTGGTTCACGACCCAACCATAGCTGTGGAGACGCTGGTGTCATTAGGGTTCCAACGCGTGTTGACAAGTGGCTGTGACAGCTCTGCTTTGGAGGGCCTCCCTGTCATTAAACGGATCATTGATCAA GCTAAAGGAAGAATTATCGTAATGCCAG gCGGGGGTATCACAGagagaaacctgcagagaaTTTTAGAGGGTTCAGCAGCTCAAGAGTTTCACTGCTCAGCCCGCTCTAATAGGGAATCTGCCATGAAGTTCAG GAACACTTGTGTGACAATGGGAGCTACTTTCTCAGCACCTGAGTACGGCCTGAAGGTGGCAGACGTGAGCAAAGTCCGCACTCTTAATGCAATTGCCAAAAATACCTTGTGA